In the Sinomonas cyclohexanicum genome, GTACAGGTAGAGCAGGCCGTGGGCGGCGCCCTCGCGCTCGTGCATCGGCGGCGTCAGGGAGGGCAGGACGCCGTCGCCGATCAGGCCGCTCAGGTACGACTCGGTTGTCAGGCTCATGGGGGCTCCTTGCCTCGGGTCAGTGACCGCCGCGGTGTGACCCAGCGAACAATCGTTGCAGAAACAGCTTGACGCGTTGCAGAAACGGTGTCAATGTTGAGTGGTCGCTGTGATGGCGAACACAAGAAGAACCGAACGGGAAACGAGGAGGTCTCCATGGCCACGATCGCCGAGATCGCCGCAGCTGCGGGCGTCTCCAAGTCCACCGTCTCGCGCTCCTTCACGCGCCCCGACTCGGTCAACACCGAGACCCGGGAGCGGATCCTCGAGGTTGCAGCACAGCTGGGCTACACCGCGGCCCCCGCGAAGGCGGAGCTCACGGGAACCATCGCGCTGTACATCCCGGACATCTCCAATCCCTACTACCCGCCGCTCGTGCAGGCCATCCAGTCCGCGTGCCGCCGGCAGTCGCTCTCGCTGATCATGGTCGACGGCGAGGACGACCCTGAGGCGGACGCCGAGGAGCTCGAGCGGATCATCGGGCGCGTGGACGGCGCAATCGTCTTCGCCCCGAGGCTCGACGCCGAACGCATCCGGGCGCTCGACGCCGTCGCCCCCGTCGTGCTCATCAACCACGTCGTCGAGGGCCTGCCTTCGGTGGTCCTCTCGGCCCCCGAGGGGGCCCGGCAGGCCGTGGAGCACCTCGCGGCGCTCGGGCACCGGGCCATCGCCTACCTGGCCAGCTTCGAGGACAACTACTCCTCCCGCGTCCGCCTCGCCGCAGCGGAGGAGGCCGCGGACCACCTCGGCGTCACCCTGCGCGTGCTCACGCACTCCGAGCCCACCTACACCGCCGGTGTGCGCGGCGCGGACCTCGTCCTCGCCGAGCCCGTCACCGCGGTGATCGCCCACAACGACCTCATGGCGTTCGGGTGCATCAACCGCTTCGCGGACCGCGGCGTCCGGGCCGGGAAGGACGTCAGCGTCATCGGGTTCGATGACATCTGGCTTGCCTCCGCGTCCCGCCCGACCCTCACCACGGTGACCACGCCGTACGACCGGGGCGGCGCCGTCGCCCTCCGCATGCTCACCGAGCGGATCGGCGATCCCGACCGCCCGGCGAGCACCGTCCACCTGTCCGGCGACCTCGTGGTCCGCGACAGCACCGGGCCCGCGCCCGCGCTCTCCTGAGCCGGCGCTCCTTCCCTGGGCGCCCCGCCCGCTTTCCGTATCTGTATCCGCATTCCCCAGTTTTGCCACGAAAGGCGAACCCATGAGCAGCATCCCCGACACGCCCACCGGCATGGCCATCCCCGACCTCGCCTCGCCCGAGGACCAGGCCCGGCGCGTCCGGCGGGCCAAGAAGGCCGCCGTCGCCGCCTTCTTGGGCGGCGCCCTCGAGTACTACGACTTCTTCGTGTACGCGACGGCCGCCTCGCTCGTGTTCTCGCACATCTTCTTCCCCTCGGGGAACCCGACGATCGCGCTCATCTCCTCGTTCGCCACGTTCGGCGTGGCGTACGTGGCGCGCCCGTTCGGCGCGATCTTCTTCGGGCACCTCGGCGACCGGATCGGACGGAAGAACACGCTCGTCATGACGCTCGTGCTCATGGGCGCCTCGACCTTCCTCATCGGCGTGCTGCCGGACTTCCACACCGCCGGGTACCTCGCGCCGGTGCTGCTCGTGGCGCTGCGCCTCCTCCAGGGCCTCTCCGCCGGCGCGGAGACCGCCGGCGCGTCCGCGCTGACCATGGAGGAGTCCCCCATCGGCCGCCGCGCCTTCTTCCCGTCGTGGACCATGAGCGGCATCTCGGCCGGCATCGTGCTCGCCTCCCTCGTGTTCCTGCCCGTCGCGGCCATGAGCGAGGCGGACCGCCTCGCGTGGGGCTGGCGCATCCCGTTCTGGTGCTCGATCGTGGTGCTCATCGTCGCGTTCCTCGTGCGCCGCACGCTCGAGGAGCCCGAGGTCTTCGAGGAGAAGGCAGAGCACAAGGACCTCGTCAAGCTTCCGTTCCTCGACATGCTCAAGACGCACCCGGCGCAGTTCATCCAGGTCGCGCTCATGTCCTTCGAGACCGTCACGAACACGTTCATGCAGTCCTTCGGCCTCGCGTACGCCGTGTCCGTGGGCATCCCGGCCTCGACCATGCTGTGGGTGAGCATCCTCGGCAACGTCATCGCGATTGCGACCCAGCCGCTCTCGGCCATGCTGTCGGACCGGTTCGGGCGCAAGCCGATCTTCATCGCCGGCATCATCGGCTCCGCGGTGCTCATCTTCGTGTACTTCTCGGCGATCTCCACGGCGAACATCCCGCTCGTGTTCGTGGTCTCCACGCTCATCACCGCCGGCACGTACGCGATGTCCAACGCGATCTACCCTGCGTGGTTCGCCGAGCTGTTCAACGTCCGCGTCCGCTACTCGGGCATGGCCGTGGGCCTGCAGATCGGCATCCTGTGCGCCGGCTTCACCCCGCTGCTCGGCACGGCCCTCGTGGGCGGCATCCCGGCCAACTGGGGCCCCGCGGCCTGGATCGTGGCCGGCTCGACGATCCTCGCCCTCGTGGGCGCCGTCTGGGCCCGCGAGACGTACAAGACGCCGATCCACGAGCTCGGCAACAAGGTCCACGGGTCCAAGTAGGCCCTCACCGCCGCAGCGCGCACCACGTGCTGGCGCACGACGCCGTGTGCCCACCCTACGCGGGGCGGGCACCCGGCGTCGTGGTCCTCCCCCACCCAGGTGAGAGGTCACTTCCCCTGTGAGAGGTCACTTCCCCTGTGAAGGGTCACTTCCTGTTCGGATCGAACATTGCGCTGCGCCGCTCCGCGGCGTCCAGGTTTCACCACAACGGCGTGCAGGTTTCACCGGACGCGCACTCCACGCAGGGGCGACACGCCGAGAACGCCGCGGGACACCCATCGCGGGCGGCTCCGCGTGGTGAAACCGGAACACCCCGCTGGTGAAACGTGCACGCACCTGCAGTCCTCCCCACCTCTTCTGCTCTCCTCGCCATCACTAGCGGCCAGAGAGCAGCACCATCACCGCAAACCCACAACCCGAAGAAACCGTTGAAGGGCAAAGCTGGGGAAGATCGCAGAGCTTCCCCACCAACCCGTACAGGGGGACCATGGCGAGCCGTGGACCGCGCGGTCCCCGATGACCGCATAGTCCTCGACGCGGCTCACCGCGTGGCCGCCTGGATGTCGAGGACCACCTTCACGTCATGGTCCTGCCGTTGGAAGGCCTCGGCGAACCAGCCCGATCCGGGGCCTGCGAAACTCGGGCCGCCTGTGGCGCACGTCACGCACGACACGGGAGACGGCTGCGCCGCCCGCCGTCCTCAGCCTGCCTACGGTGTAGCGCCATGACTCGCTTCAGACGCCTCCTCATCGCCCTCCTCTCACTCGCCGTCGCGGCAGCCCTCTCCGTGCTGCTCGAATCGTGGGCCACCGGATCGCCCTCGGCGGCCACCCCGCCGTCGTCCGGGCCAGCAACTCCGTCCGTGTCCGGCCCGATCGTCGCCGCGGGCCACGGCTGGACCGATGCCGACGGGATCGAGGGACCCATGCCTGCGCCCGGCACCTGCCACATGCGCTCGACCGGCACCCACGAGCCGCTGCCGGACCCGTCCTGCACCCCCGGCGCGATCGACTCCGCCGTGACCCAGGCCAACCTGCCGCAGACCGTGTGCCGCAGCGGTGGGTACACGACGAGCGTCCGCCCTCCCTCGGGCATGACCAACAGGGCCAAGCTCAAGATCATGGCCGCGTACGGCATCCCCGCCGACAAGGCGGCGGACTACGAGCTGGACCACCTCATCCCGCTCGCCGACGGCGGCGCCTCCGACATCCGCAACCTCTGGCCGGAACCGAACACCTTCGCCTCGGACAAGCACACGACCTCGGCGTTCGTGCACAACGACAAGGACCAGGTCGAGCAGGACGCGTTCTCCGCGCTGTGCGCAGGCCGCGCCACGCTCTCCGCGGTCCAGTCCACGATGTCCACCGACTGGACCGCGGCGCACTTAGGGAACTAGGCGCCCCGGCGGATCCCCGCGAGCCAGGCCGCGTTGACCTCGCGGGCCTCTGCCTCGAGGACCCCGCCCTCAACCTCGATCCCGGCCGCACGCAGCGTGTCGGCGCCACCGCGAGCCACGGGGTTCGGATCGGAGAGCGCATAGACAACGCGGCGGACGCCCGCCTTGATGAGCGCCTTGGCGCACGGCCCAGTGCGACCGGTGTGGTTGCACGGCTCGAGGGTCACGACCGCAGTCGTGCCCCGTGCGGCCTCGCCGGCGTGCCACAGCGCGTCCGCTTCCGCGTGCGCCGTGCCGGCGCCGCGGTGGAAGCCCTCGGCGACCAACGCGCCGTCGTCCGCGAGAAGGACGCAGCCGACCCGCGGATTGGGGCCCAGCGGCACGCCCGGAGTCGCAGCGAGCCTCAGAGCGCGCCGCATCGCCTCGGCTTCGCTCAGGCGCACGACGCCGGGCGCCTCCTGCGCGGCGGACAGAACCTCGGTCATGCGGTCACCGCCAGGGCCAACGCGGTGTCGAGGTCGATGCTGTGGGACGTGTGGTCCCGCTTGGCGGCGAGGTAGCGGACGTTCGCGGGCGACGCGTGGACGCCTGTCATGACCCGCTCGGTGACCTCGATGCCGAGGGCCTCGAGCTGGTGCGCCTTGTCCGGGTTGTTGGAGAGGAGCCGGATCCTCGAGGCGCCGAGGGTGCGCAGCATCTGGGCGGCCGGCGTGTAGTCGCGCTCGTCCTCGCCATGGCCGAGGGCGCGGTTGGCGGCGTAGGTGTCGAGGCCCTGGTCCTGGAGCGCGTACGCGTCGAGCTTCGCGTACAGGCCGATCCCCCGGCCCTCCTGGCGCAGGTAGAGCAGGAACCCGCCGGCCTCGGTGATGCGCTCGGCCGCCTCGCGCAGCTGGGGCCCGCAGTCGCAGCGCTCGGAGCCGAAGACGTCCCCGGTGAGGCACTCGCTGTGCGGGCGCACGAGCGGCGCGTCGCCGCCGTCGTGCGAGCGGGCCAGCGCGGCCTCCCAGTCCCCGAGCCCGAGCAGCAGGTGCTCCCTGCCGTCGGCGAGGCCCCGGAAGGTGGTGACGGCTGCGGTGGTCGCGTACCCGTCGGGGAAGCGCAGCGGCACGCGGACGCGCGTGCGGACGGTTGCGGTGGTCATGGCATCTCCAATGCTTGAATCTTCAATCAAGGCTACGGGAGCTTTTATTGAAGCGTCAAGCATCAGAGATACCATGCGCCGTGACGCGTGGTCGGCCCTACGGGATGTCCAGGATCTCGCTCCGGATCAGGAACCGCTTCCCCTCGGGCGCCTCGAGGGAGAACCCGCTCCCCCGCCCCACCACGACATCCACGGTCAGATGGGTGTGGGACCAGTACGAGAACTGTTCGCGGGACATCCAGAATCCGAGGTCCCCGCGCCCCGG is a window encoding:
- a CDS encoding GTP cyclohydrolase II, with the protein product MTTATVRTRVRVPLRFPDGYATTAAVTTFRGLADGREHLLLGLGDWEAALARSHDGGDAPLVRPHSECLTGDVFGSERCDCGPQLREAAERITEAGGFLLYLRQEGRGIGLYAKLDAYALQDQGLDTYAANRALGHGEDERDYTPAAQMLRTLGASRIRLLSNNPDKAHQLEALGIEVTERVMTGVHASPANVRYLAAKRDHTSHSIDLDTALALAVTA
- a CDS encoding HNH endonuclease yields the protein MTRFRRLLIALLSLAVAAALSVLLESWATGSPSAATPPSSGPATPSVSGPIVAAGHGWTDADGIEGPMPAPGTCHMRSTGTHEPLPDPSCTPGAIDSAVTQANLPQTVCRSGGYTTSVRPPSGMTNRAKLKIMAAYGIPADKAADYELDHLIPLADGGASDIRNLWPEPNTFASDKHTTSAFVHNDKDQVEQDAFSALCAGRATLSAVQSTMSTDWTAAHLGN
- a CDS encoding MFS transporter yields the protein MSSIPDTPTGMAIPDLASPEDQARRVRRAKKAAVAAFLGGALEYYDFFVYATAASLVFSHIFFPSGNPTIALISSFATFGVAYVARPFGAIFFGHLGDRIGRKNTLVMTLVLMGASTFLIGVLPDFHTAGYLAPVLLVALRLLQGLSAGAETAGASALTMEESPIGRRAFFPSWTMSGISAGIVLASLVFLPVAAMSEADRLAWGWRIPFWCSIVVLIVAFLVRRTLEEPEVFEEKAEHKDLVKLPFLDMLKTHPAQFIQVALMSFETVTNTFMQSFGLAYAVSVGIPASTMLWVSILGNVIAIATQPLSAMLSDRFGRKPIFIAGIIGSAVLIFVYFSAISTANIPLVFVVSTLITAGTYAMSNAIYPAWFAELFNVRVRYSGMAVGLQIGILCAGFTPLLGTALVGGIPANWGPAAWIVAGSTILALVGAVWARETYKTPIHELGNKVHGSK
- the ribD gene encoding bifunctional diaminohydroxyphosphoribosylaminopyrimidine deaminase/5-amino-6-(5-phosphoribosylamino)uracil reductase RibD, with the protein product MTEVLSAAQEAPGVVRLSEAEAMRRALRLAATPGVPLGPNPRVGCVLLADDGALVAEGFHRGAGTAHAEADALWHAGEAARGTTAVVTLEPCNHTGRTGPCAKALIKAGVRRVVYALSDPNPVARGGADTLRAAGIEVEGGVLEAEAREVNAAWLAGIRRGA
- a CDS encoding LacI family DNA-binding transcriptional regulator; this encodes MATIAEIAAAAGVSKSTVSRSFTRPDSVNTETRERILEVAAQLGYTAAPAKAELTGTIALYIPDISNPYYPPLVQAIQSACRRQSLSLIMVDGEDDPEADAEELERIIGRVDGAIVFAPRLDAERIRALDAVAPVVLINHVVEGLPSVVLSAPEGARQAVEHLAALGHRAIAYLASFEDNYSSRVRLAAAEEAADHLGVTLRVLTHSEPTYTAGVRGADLVLAEPVTAVIAHNDLMAFGCINRFADRGVRAGKDVSVIGFDDIWLASASRPTLTTVTTPYDRGGAVALRMLTERIGDPDRPASTVHLSGDLVVRDSTGPAPALS